tagtttacttTTGAACAAATTATTTCTTCCATAAGTATAATCAGtgtttaaattgcattttactTTATAAGATTTGAATATTGTCCACTGTAAAGCAGAGTACGACTTTGAgaattaaatgtcaaacactttttattttaatatggtAATGGCACGCCCATACGATAGGTGAAAATAGCATTATTGCctttacatttaaagttttaCTCGTAACGTGTAGAAAATTATAACGCTAATgtggaattacattttcaagttACTATTACAATTTGAGTAAAGTCCCCGATGAGCTTTGATTTTGGTTGCATTATTACTGACTATTTCTACAGTCCTAAAGCATCTCtgctaaatgtatatttaatctAAAATACATAACACTTCCAGTTCTCCACCGTCACATCAAGTTCGTCAGGTAAAACTACACGAGTCCCTTTTTATTATCGCTCcgtagttactgtgtacgtgcTCAGTCAGTGGTCCCCAAGTTTCACCTTTTGATCAGTGTCCACCATCGTCTACGGCACAGAAGAGACTCCAACAGGCTTCTCCATCTGGATTATTCTCTCCTCCAGGCATCGTCCTCTCCTCACTGCAGCTGTCTCCCACTCTACGTCCACATTTACCTGCATACTCTGAACTGTAAATCAagttacatacagtatctgtCAATACCACAATGAGATGAATTGGTACAGGAATTaccaagaaacacacacattgtagaATCTATGACTTTAATGTGACATTAATAGATGCTACTGCTTTTATATCACCTCCACGCCCATCTGCCTTTGTAGAATATTGTATGGTGAAGGTGCAGATACAGGAGGGTCACCTTATGTTAGAGGAACACCAAGATAAGGTTCCTGGTCTGTGAATGACTTTCTATATTCCTTCATGTGTAGCCCATTGAACATatacaacattaaatgtttcctttgtaATGTATTAACGATGCTTTGGTcagtttttgttatttcatatGAATGTGTCCAAACTCTAAGTGTCAATGTATAAATAAGAGAGGGactgttatttattttgcttaAAGGTCTCACCTGATATAGTAACAACAAATCTTAAACCacttattagtaataatattaatattattattattgttatatacaAACACAGCTGCTCCACCAGCTTAGACATGCTGTATGTGTTCGTGCCCATTTTGTAATTAAAAGACCGTggtacaaaatgaaaataaataacagcaaTGTGTGGCGCtgtaaaatagaaaacaatttCATTCCAAAGTTCAACAATATTGGACATGACATCTGATCATAAATCTAGTCTGATTTAGTTCTTCCTCAATAAAATGAAGTTCCTTTGTAAGAGGCTATATTTAGAGTCTAACTCACCCCTTTTTCCTCAAACAACTCTCAACCCCTTCAAGCCTTTTCCTTCACGCCCATTTCTCACAACTGAGCAGTTGGTGGAGAGAAATGCACACCGTCTACTTCCACTTTTCCACTAGGTTTAGGTGCACGTGTGTGATTGTGAGACTAAtcgagaaacaaagaaagaggaaacagaCCATTTAGTTTCACACTGAAGTGAGATTATTGGGTAAGAGAACAATCCCCTACATGAACCACATGAATGTTAAGATACACACTCCTGATTCGCTCAATGATCAAGCGTTATCTACCTGATAGCTGACTTATCTTTAAATCAATGTCACAAAGTGAGTACTGCCTTGAAGGTTAAACTATAGAAGTAAAAAGTGACTTATTAACTGCAGAACCTACTGTAGCCTGCAGTTGGACTTCTAGTGCAGCGAGAAGTCCCTCCCACAGGAAacacagggttagggttaggtttcaCTAGAGGAGGTGGCAAGAAACAAACAAGTCCACAAGTAACAAACTGGTAAGTCGCTGTTTGACTTACATTGATTATTTTAAACAGACGGAGTCAAGGATCTTATAACATCTTATTGGGGAATGTGACTTGTAacctgagaagtgtgtgtgtgtgtgtgtgtgtgtgtgtgtgtgtgtgtgtgtgtgtgtgtgtgtgtgtgtgtgtttgagacgAAGGCAGAGAGTGAGTGGGTATACTACAAACAGAACATATGCTCCACTGTGACtgtgtttcattgttttgctgGGGATAAAGCTTGGAAGTGTTTTAACAGTTTAGTTTTGAGTGTGTACGATGCTGACAGAACAGCAGGTTTGTAGCTCTCACAAGAGCtttatgtgtgactgtgtggtATAAATTAATCtcttgtatctctgtgtgtgtgtgtggttggctgAAAGATGTTCAGACAACAGTTGTGGTTTTAGGCTCATTCTAAagctcaataaataaaacaggaatattacaaaaatatttgGTGAAGTGAAAAACTTTAACATTAATACAATGattctgaaaacacacacacacacacacacacacacacacacacacacacacacacacacacacacacacacacacacacacacacacacacacaatctagtCTTATTTCATTCATCataagtatttttacttttttagttAAAAGCTAAGCTAGGTGTGTGTTGATCCCTCAGAAAACAGTGTGTGGGCTTCACAGCTGTATTGACAGAGCTGGATACAGCCTTCTGTCGATTTGCCCTAGTGTACAGTACCATCACTGTTCAATGTTGTactatttttattgttatttttgcattaagGGTTCTAGAAAAGCAATTTTTAAAGTGTGGGACATCATCCATATGTAAAGTCTGTGGGCCCGAGCGACAACACAACCTTAATAGTACCCAATCCCAACCTTAATCTAAACAAACCATTTTCAACATCTGATCTAAATGTATAACCTTCAACACGTTGTACCTAAATATAACCATTGAAAGGTGTGAAAGGTAAAGGGGACAGAGCATTTcccagagtgtgtatgtgagagtctGGGTTCGTATGGTGTGTATGGAGCGATGTGTTGGTTTGGTGAGTCTGGCTGTCAGGCCTGTGTTTCTCTTCCGCTTGTTTTGGTCTGATGAACGTTTGCTCTTGTTTGGAAGAGTTTAATCAAATCTGATTTTCTTCACACACAGGGTTACTGTCTCTTGCAGTCATGaagtcctcctccctcctcctacTTGCCTTcctgggtgtgtgtggtgttcaaGGGGCTTCGGGTTTTAGAATCTGTGCCTTCAACCTCCATCACTTTGGGGATTCCAAGAGCAAGAAGAGCAATGTCATGCATACTCTTGCCAGGGTAAGAGATATTTGACCTCTGTCTTGAACATCAGtggttaatgtttttatttattcccttTCAGATTACTTAATTATttagaatatacatatatacctgTATCGGGACAAAGTAAGAGGACTAATTTACCAAATGTCAACATTCCCTACATTACCACCTTCTCTTGAGTATGCATGAGTGATTTCAGTTGATGTAACTTTTCAGTGACGTTACTATcaagacaaaacatttcaaatgtggcAGAGAACTCCcttattacagtaaaataacCTTCATATTCAACTCTTCACTGTAATTATAAAGTCAATATTTATTTGGTTTAATATATCAAAGCAATACATATTAGTAAACAGAACAAATGTATCCATCTGATTCTTAAAACAGTTATGTAATATAAGTAATATGTGCagcttttaaaaatgctttttagGATTGTATAGTTGCAATACAGAGAATGGCCACTGGGACAAATGAGCAGCGAGGCTAAGGCTTTGTTCAGACTGCAAGTGGCTCAAATCTGATTTTTCATAACACGAAAAGCACAAATCACATGGAATCAAATGTTGCTCAATGCAACACTCAGTTCTGTGTGTTACATTGCAAATCACGTTTTCATTGCTGTGATGTGCTGCAGATCATCGCTCGCTGTGACGTGTGTTTGCTCCAGGAAGTGAGAGACAATAAAGAAAAGGCTTTACCACAGCTGCTTCACCGCCTGAACAGGTGCTCATCactcactttcacacacacacacacacacacacacacacacacacacacacacacacacacacacacacacacacacacacacacagaggaaacacacgCGTCTGCAGTCACATCAGTGCAGTGCAACGCATGTGTCactcctcacacacagagactaacgtatcaacagttacatcttctctgtctgtgtcttttaaTATTCAGTTATGACCCCGAACATGAGTATGAAGCTTTGGCCAGTGAGCGGCTGGGCAGGTCAGCCTCGTACCAGGAGcagtatgtgtttgtttacaggtGAGCTTTTATCAAGTTACTTTACTTAAAGCGATTCACCAAAACGTTAAGACAGCTTCAGTGCAggcagtgatgtttactgtgtttgtcTGACTGTGTGCAGGACTGATACAGTGACAGTCACTGGCCATTATCAGTACCCAGATAATCGACCAGGAGATGTTGACGCGTTCTCCAGAGAGCCTTTTGTTGTCCGCTTCAAAGCCCCCAATACAGGTGAGCTCTCTGACACTCAGGATTCCCTCTCAAGATGATGAAACTCACGGTGATGTTGAGGCATATGAACCTTTTCTCTATATATTCAGATATAAAGGAGTTTGTCCTCATACCTCAGCACACCACTCCAGCCAACACCACTAAAGAGCTTGATGCACTGTATGACGTTTTACAACATGTGAGGACGATGTGGAAAACTGAGGTAAAAGTTCATTTTGCTGAATGTTAATGATAACTGGAGGACACTTTTGCACAGTTTCAAAATTCAGCCCAATCAAGATTTTTGTAGCCTTACCATCCGTGTTGTGCATGTGAGCAGAATGTGATGCTTCTTGGGGACTTTAACGCTGACTGCGGATACCTTGCTAAGAAGAACAGGAAGAATGTGCGCCTGATTACAGAGAAGAACCTCTTTTGGCTCATTCCAGAAAAGACTGACACCACTGTGCGGTCGACCACCTCCTGCACCTATGACAGGTGAACCCACCTTTTTACTGCAGGCTGTAAGCTTTCGGATGTCATGTATGGATTATGTCTCAGGCACCTAACTGAAGAGCAGTGTATTTGCACTAGGAGTGTCACAATTTCGATTTCTACATCATAAATCGATGGAAATGAGCTTTTAAATTCCACCTTCAAATCAATAGTTGGATTGACGATTCTCCCAGTAatcttttccctctcttctcttttaatcttttttataagttattgttattacattttatttttagattttaaattaACCATACAGTATGTCATTTGTGTGGTAGGCTACATTCCAAAAATGTAAGTTCTatctttttaaagaataattTGAAAATGACAGTTCAAACCATCGTCTAACAATGACACAGCCCTCAGTGctgaaattatttgttttttaaactgaaattgAAATAGAATATTGAAACTTCTAATTTACACCCTCTCATGTGTTGTCACTGTGGCTGTTAGTTTAGGCCTCTGTGTGCAGTAAGTATGTGACCGGAGCACGGACGTGTGCAAGGACCACGAGGCTTGTTGACATGCTGTCACTCTTTcgagaaaaataagaaaacaacagTCAAATGTGTCCGTTCTGTGTAACAGGATCGTGGTGCATGGAGAAAGGTTCGCCAGAGCGATCGTGCCGTTATCAGCCAGCCCATTTAACTTCCAAAGGGAATACCGACTCTCAGAGGATCAGGTAACAgttgtgtgcgtgcgtatgtgtgtgcagataaAACCCACATTCTGTTCTACAGATGTTGTGCTGATGTTGAAGTGTTTCTTCTTTGGTTTCTTTTCAGGCGCTGGAGGTTAGTGACCATTACCCAGTGGAGGTCCTGCTGAAGAACGTTGCAAACAAGTTCTCCCTCAcgttccttcctctctttgttctcAGCCAATTTGTCTTCCAAATGTTAACATAAGTAGTTTAATAGTGAACCAATTCTGGATTGTTGGCATCTCAGTCTAAAGACAATCTCTGGAAGGCTTACTTCATGGAACTGATGAGAATTTCATGATTCTCCAACGTGTGAAGTCCAACGTTTCAAATATCACTGATAACACAGCACAGGATGGCTCCCGAAAAACCACAGATGACATTCAACATTATGTAGTTCACCATTTTGCACAAACATATCTCCCTGTGTGTCTGCGAGGGAGTATGATTCAAGTTTAAGAATCTTCCCTGCACTGCACAGTCCGCTGGTAGATGTGGaaatgttgaaaacatttcttcCACTTATTGTAGTTTGCTTCTTCATTTAAGGAAAGTGGTACCCATTCATTAATCCCCTCAAATCGATCTAAGGCAGAGAGGATCAGGCTGCTCCAGAATACTGAAGCTGACTTTCTACAAACTGGATGATATCtgaatattatcattattctgtaaaatacatttgaggaataTCAAAGATGATGCAACATCTGCATCTAAGTGACTCACAGTAAGACTGTCAAGGGAAAGAGGTGATTGATGGATGTAGTTCAAGATCATGAATCATTAAGCTGagcaaacaaaaatgtcatttaacaGTACAAATGGAGGCACTGAAATGATTACATTGAGCACATAAATGACTAATGTGATAGTATCGTTTATCAAATCATTTCTCTGTAAAACGTTGCTAAAATATACAGAGAAAAAGGTGAGGTGGTTGCCAGTATTATTCAATGTTGATGCCTTATATACAAGATATGCACATACATTATTGGAGATTTTCACTTTGGTTCACTTTGCACTGTTGGAAGAGTACGGACACTCCATCATTGAGACTGTGGATCGATGCAAATTCTGTCTAATAACtacatgaaatgtgtttgtattttcttcctctctttcttattCCCTCCcgtttgttttatatgttttcttatTCTCTCATTCTCTGTTTGAAGTTCTGTTTTCTCCCCTTTCTTCCTTAAATGATcactgtacatttttaaattgaacaCAAATAAACCTGCTGTATAATACTGAGGAACTGGGCGTACAGTGAAAAGGGATGGAAGCAGATATTTCACAGTCCTGAAGACCGAATATATGTCTGCGTGTGCGTGAtgcactgttaaaaaaaaaaaaatactattatAGATTATGATCCATACAAAAATATGAACTTTACTAACTTAAATCTCTAGCTGCAAATTAAAGTCCtgttatcttatttatttagttgtgaaatgcaggaaaaaacacataaatgggGAGTGAACATAATATCCAGCTgattcccagcatgcattgtatTCTTTTAAAATTCCTCTCGAAAGCCAACCTGTTTCTAATATGAAGACAGTAACAGTCACTTCAGTGCGAATAATAATAGAGGAggcggggcgggggggggggggcgtacATTTGTCCTCAGCTGActtgcatttttgttttctctgtctctggaaaaaagaaagatacttAACCCTACTATAAGTAACTATTTCTAACCTTACCATCCTCAGTAAAATAACTGTATCTGTGTCTTGTAACTAACACTATACTGTTCCCCTTTAGCGCCATTTTTCAATGTGCAGGCCTTACTGTTACATAAACGTGTGTGTTCTTCGCTTGTGTTGAACACTTTTTGATATAATAGGCCCTTGGGAGAGTCTCACCCTCCCTAAGCCTTTGACAATGTTCCATCCAAAGTTAGTCagttattttcttaaatgttgcATTATTTGTTCATCTTTTCAATACTTTGTACAAGTGAAAGATttgaatgagaaaatgttttccacTAGTTGCAGATGTGAAAgctcaaataaatgcacaatgtgagattttgaaattaatttgatcAAACTGTGCTCTCCTGACCTCTAGTGGCTGGAGTCAGAGTTACATGCTATCACGTACCACACCTTTAATACATGCTTTAACTCACTCAGTTGTATTGACATTATCAATTTACTATTTCACTTTGTGGAATATGGGAAATGTCTCACAGTAGTCACACGgtcattataatgacatatgaactgtatttatttatttataacctttatttaaccaggatatggcctcattgagattaaaaatctctttttcaagagtgtccagacaaaaacaactatcacaatcacaacattaattaaaacatttacagacacagcggtctgcttcaatatctttaagagttgctttaa
This window of the Cottoperca gobio chromosome 7, fCotGob3.1, whole genome shotgun sequence genome carries:
- the dnase1l1 gene encoding deoxyribonuclease-1-like 1; its protein translation is MKSSSLLLLAFLGVCGVQGASGFRICAFNLHHFGDSKSKKSNVMHTLARIIARCDVCLLQEVRDNKEKALPQLLHRLNSYDPEHEYEALASERLGRSASYQEQYVFVYRTDTVTVTGHYQYPDNRPGDVDAFSREPFVVRFKAPNTDIKEFVLIPQHTTPANTTKELDALYDVLQHVRTMWKTENVMLLGDFNADCGYLAKKNRKNVRLITEKNLFWLIPEKTDTTVRSTTSCTYDRIVVHGERFARAIVPLSASPFNFQREYRLSEDQALEVSDHYPVEVLLKNVANKFSLTFLPLFVLSQFVFQMLT